A stretch of the Saccharolobus caldissimus genome encodes the following:
- a CDS encoding glycerate 2-kinase translates to MNLRELVSKILEYSNPYKALEEKVKINDNNTLLINGEEVHFTKPILISVGKAAIPMANFFIRRIKLKRKLIVTPKGSGKGEDVIEAGHPLPDENSIKAGKEAIEILTKEDYDMVIFTISGGASALIEYSEIPLDELRDINKQLISAGIGINSINIVRKHLSKIKGGKIINYVKDNVPVLSFIVSDVPGNDISSIGSGLTSPDSSTINDALRILRRLNLEKYSRYLEETPKEFNRYVKNLIILDNMSVLKKLSTHLENPLVLSSEIRGEAKDVGIFIAAIFNSSESYGIPLNRPYHILLGGEPEVTIRGKAGKGGRNGEVCLSFLKYVRRKGDFELLSFATDGIDGNSEYAGCLVNSNIKVEEDEIDHALENHSSYELLERLNATIKTGYTYTNVNNIYVLKAP, encoded by the coding sequence ATGAATTTAAGGGAATTGGTAAGTAAGATTCTAGAATATTCAAATCCCTATAAGGCATTAGAAGAGAAAGTGAAAATAAACGATAATAATACCCTTTTAATTAATGGTGAGGAGGTACATTTTACTAAACCTATTCTAATTTCCGTAGGTAAGGCAGCTATCCCAATGGCTAACTTCTTTATTAGAAGAATTAAATTAAAAAGGAAATTAATAGTAACTCCTAAAGGTTCAGGCAAAGGAGAAGACGTGATAGAAGCAGGACACCCTTTACCAGATGAGAATAGCATAAAGGCGGGTAAAGAAGCTATTGAAATTCTCACTAAGGAGGATTATGATATGGTAATATTCACAATTTCTGGTGGAGCTTCAGCTTTAATTGAGTATTCTGAAATTCCTTTAGATGAGTTAAGAGATATTAATAAACAATTAATATCTGCAGGTATTGGAATAAATTCGATAAATATCGTAAGAAAACATTTGTCTAAAATAAAAGGAGGAAAGATCATAAACTACGTTAAAGATAACGTTCCAGTTTTATCTTTTATCGTCAGTGACGTTCCAGGTAACGATATAAGTAGTATCGGAAGCGGTTTAACCTCACCTGATTCTTCTACAATCAATGATGCTCTACGTATATTAAGAAGGTTAAATTTAGAAAAGTACTCTAGATACTTAGAAGAAACGCCAAAAGAATTTAATCGGTATGTGAAAAATCTAATTATATTAGATAACATGTCCGTTCTTAAAAAGCTAAGTACACATTTAGAAAATCCTTTAGTATTAAGTTCTGAAATTAGAGGTGAAGCTAAGGATGTGGGGATTTTCATAGCTGCAATTTTTAATTCTTCAGAAAGCTACGGTATACCCTTAAATCGCCCTTATCACATTCTATTAGGTGGGGAACCAGAGGTGACAATTAGAGGCAAGGCAGGAAAGGGAGGGAGAAACGGTGAAGTTTGCTTATCTTTTCTAAAATACGTAAGGCGTAAGGGTGATTTTGAACTGTTAAGTTTTGCAACTGACGGAATTGATGGTAATTCAGAATACGCAGGATGTTTAGTAAATTCTAATATCAAAGTTGAAGAAGATGAGATAGATCACGCATTAGAAAATCACTCTAGCTATGAGCTATTAGAAAGACTTAACGCCACTATAAAGACAGGATACACGTATACTAATGTTAATAACATCTATGTTTTGAAAGCTCCTTGA
- a CDS encoding NADH-quinone oxidoreductase subunit B, producing MAEQTLLVGNLQEVAKKAAQWLINRKPIKSLIDWGISFSLWPPHFTTSCCGTEFGAFAAARFDAERYGMLPFSSARQSNILVIEGTLTRKMARAARIVYDQMPEPKYVIALGACILEGGIFWNSYNTVLPSDVGIPVDIYVPGCPIRPEAIARAVLMLQKRIRSQGAFKT from the coding sequence ATGGCAGAACAAACATTATTAGTAGGAAATTTACAGGAGGTTGCAAAAAAAGCAGCTCAATGGTTAATTAACAGAAAACCCATAAAGTCACTAATAGATTGGGGAATATCATTTTCATTATGGCCTCCACATTTTACTACATCGTGTTGTGGAACAGAATTTGGAGCTTTTGCAGCAGCTAGGTTTGATGCCGAAAGATATGGTATGCTTCCATTTTCATCTGCTAGACAATCAAATATATTAGTCATAGAAGGCACTTTAACCAGGAAAATGGCTAGAGCTGCTAGAATTGTTTACGATCAAATGCCTGAACCAAAATACGTTATAGCTTTAGGTGCATGTATATTAGAAGGAGGAATATTCTGGAACTCTTATAACACTGTATTACCTTCAGACGTTGGTATACCTGTTGACATTTACGTTCCTGGATGTCCAATAAGGCCAGAGGCTATAGCTAGGGCAGTATTAATGCTGCAAAAGAGGATAAGAAGTCAAGGAGCTTTCAAAACATAG
- a CDS encoding glycosyltransferase family 2 protein: MVEIIIPVGPNDNLEWVKRSVESALSQPVDRVVIYDNSERADISDFFSSLRGNLKYIRDKRMRKVNMARLRNKLLSLSSEKYIIMLDSDVVIPKDYSRRLIERLESGIAFTWMHYAYSESEIDKPLSLNEHNPNLGCAGLNTEVIRSIGNFDERYERDEDVWLYAKLKKLGYRVEPTEGRCLHLNKVHARLNFSSSLIEAKRNLWRSKYDIMLMMDGLTDLTFLTGYSYYGSYYILGILSMFFHPLALVYIPLISYGLYYYKGIKKYVFNLIPGLALALSFPYGLGYNLVKKFK; the protein is encoded by the coding sequence ATGGTCGAGATTATAATACCAGTGGGTCCTAATGACAATCTAGAATGGGTTAAGAGGAGCGTGGAGTCAGCTTTATCTCAGCCCGTAGATAGGGTTGTAATTTATGATAATAGTGAAAGGGCTGACATAAGCGATTTCTTTAGCAGTTTAAGGGGGAATTTGAAATACATTAGGGATAAAAGAATGAGAAAAGTGAACATGGCTAGGTTAAGGAATAAATTGCTTTCATTATCTAGTGAAAAATATATTATAATGTTAGATAGCGATGTAGTAATACCTAAGGACTATTCTAGGAGATTAATTGAAAGGTTGGAGAGTGGTATAGCGTTTACCTGGATGCATTACGCTTATTCTGAGAGTGAGATCGATAAGCCTTTATCATTAAATGAGCATAATCCTAATTTGGGTTGTGCTGGATTAAACACTGAAGTTATAAGGAGTATTGGGAATTTTGATGAAAGATATGAGAGGGATGAGGACGTTTGGCTTTACGCTAAGCTAAAGAAATTAGGATATAGAGTTGAACCCACTGAGGGTAGATGTCTTCACTTAAATAAGGTTCACGCTAGGTTAAACTTCTCTTCCTCCTTAATTGAGGCTAAGCGAAATCTTTGGAGGAGTAAATACGATATTATGTTAATGATGGATGGCCTTACAGATTTAACATTTCTAACTGGATATTCATATTATGGTAGTTATTATATTTTGGGAATACTCTCAATGTTTTTCCATCCATTAGCGTTAGTTTATATACCTCTTATAAGTTACGGTTTATATTATTATAAGGGAATTAAGAAGTACGTTTTCAATTTAATTCCAGGACTGGCTTTGGCTTTATCCTTCCCCTACGGTTTAGGGTATAACCTTGTCAAGAAGTTTAAGTAG
- a CDS encoding class I SAM-dependent methyltransferase: protein MIFACPIDGTELNDSLVCEKGHTFRIIDSEIYDFLLKDMKSSELLEKIAPIYERIWAPLGMILTAHMSYSKLLKSIANFINGNIVIDVGTGTGKIFDFINCDKCLGVDISLKFLKYLKKKRSKVIAIRSDASNLPIKSNIADGVSSTLVLHMLPNPSFAIKEISRVLKPNGKCSIVVLANTNSIMGRVLAKWWRINLRHYDYYANLLLSNSLKIIERRDLGPWILINCVKTS, encoded by the coding sequence GTGATATTTGCTTGTCCAATTGATGGAACTGAACTGAATGATAGTTTAGTTTGTGAAAAGGGACATACATTTAGAATAATAGATAGTGAAATTTACGACTTTTTACTTAAGGATATGAAATCTAGTGAGTTGTTAGAGAAAATAGCTCCGATTTATGAGAGGATATGGGCTCCCTTAGGGATGATTTTAACTGCACATATGAGTTATTCGAAATTGCTTAAGTCTATTGCCAATTTCATAAACGGAAACATTGTAATTGATGTTGGTACTGGTACTGGTAAGATCTTTGATTTTATAAATTGTGATAAATGTTTAGGTGTAGATATATCTCTAAAATTCCTAAAATACCTGAAGAAGAAGAGATCTAAAGTAATAGCAATAAGGAGTGATGCTTCAAATTTACCCATAAAGTCCAATATTGCTGATGGTGTTTCGTCCACATTAGTCTTACATATGCTTCCTAATCCTTCTTTTGCTATAAAAGAGATTTCAAGAGTGCTTAAACCAAATGGTAAATGTAGCATTGTAGTTTTAGCTAATACTAACTCAATTATGGGCAGGGTGTTAGCAAAATGGTGGAGGATTAATTTAAGGCATTATGATTACTATGCTAACTTACTTTTGTCTAATTCATTAAAAATTATTGAACGGAGAGATCTAGGCCCTTGGATTTTGATAAATTGCGTTAAGACCTCATAA
- a CDS encoding amidohydrolase, which produces MEIRNNTYTLRKCKFIVNYDKVIEDKNIIIQDNFIKDIGEETEGDEIDCSKYVVIPGIVNAHTHTPMIILRGYYDDAELPVWLEKMWQFEKKYQLEAMNLSSELAILEMLSKGTTAFVDMYFNPDGIRELSRKYGIRAYAGYTFLDSLFEPYEIDMKQRQLREDNLFKPIINVHSVYATSINTLKLARQLSEEQNTWVHIHVSETRREIYEIKKKYGKFPVELLHEFNLTKNSQLVHLGWIASWEINYVNHATHCPTSNMKLATAGFFPFREMLERGLNVTIGTDGPASNNSLDMFREMKNAVLLQRHSYWDTSIKAYHVFKAATEEGYKLIGVKGGRVEKGYIADLVLIRKDPLYPLRKDRILSNIVYNSVGEYVEKVIVNGKIVYDEDKLITFNKRREELLKLLDKVIP; this is translated from the coding sequence GTGGAGATACGAAATAATACGTATACTTTAAGGAAATGTAAGTTCATAGTCAATTACGATAAAGTCATAGAAGATAAAAACATAATCATTCAAGATAACTTCATAAAGGATATAGGAGAAGAAACCGAAGGAGATGAGATAGATTGTTCTAAGTACGTCGTAATACCAGGAATAGTAAACGCACATACTCACACTCCTATGATAATATTACGGGGTTACTATGATGATGCTGAATTACCAGTTTGGTTAGAAAAAATGTGGCAATTTGAAAAGAAGTATCAATTAGAAGCCATGAACTTATCATCTGAGCTAGCAATACTCGAAATGTTATCTAAAGGAACTACAGCATTCGTCGACATGTATTTTAACCCTGATGGTATAAGGGAACTTTCACGCAAATACGGGATAAGGGCGTATGCAGGTTATACATTTTTAGATAGTCTATTTGAGCCCTATGAGATAGATATGAAGCAAAGACAATTAAGGGAAGATAACTTATTTAAACCTATAATAAATGTTCACAGCGTTTACGCAACTTCAATAAATACTTTAAAGTTAGCTAGACAATTGTCCGAGGAACAAAATACATGGGTTCATATTCACGTATCTGAAACCAGAAGAGAGATTTACGAGATAAAGAAAAAATATGGTAAATTCCCAGTAGAGTTACTGCACGAATTTAACTTAACAAAAAATTCCCAACTAGTACATTTAGGCTGGATAGCCAGTTGGGAAATAAATTACGTAAATCACGCAACACACTGTCCAACTTCAAACATGAAATTAGCCACAGCTGGCTTCTTTCCCTTTAGAGAGATGTTAGAAAGAGGACTAAACGTAACAATAGGTACAGATGGTCCAGCTAGTAATAATTCCTTAGACATGTTTAGGGAGATGAAGAACGCGGTACTCCTACAGAGACACTCATATTGGGATACGAGCATTAAGGCATATCATGTTTTTAAAGCTGCTACTGAGGAGGGGTATAAGTTAATTGGAGTAAAAGGTGGAAGAGTAGAAAAGGGGTACATTGCGGATTTAGTATTAATTAGAAAAGACCCTTTATATCCTTTAAGAAAGGACAGAATACTTTCAAACATAGTATATAACTCAGTTGGAGAATACGTGGAGAAGGTTATAGTTAATGGTAAGATTGTTTACGATGAAGATAAGCTAATCACCTTTAATAAAAGGAGGGAAGAACTACTTAAACTTCTTGACAAGGTTATACCCTAA
- the mobB gene encoding molybdopterin-guanine dinucleotide biosynthesis protein B: MVCIFHVVGKKDTGKTGVIERVVKEFKEKGFRVAVIKHSHHKIDLAGKDTDRFRSAGSDYILFQEDDYESILFIPKISSITLLSLLPVDIIVIEGFSNIEIGRKYLIENPRDIEKIAKAIISDASQCQRIKVNLKINGNITEISSDNPMLLLLYNLMKVLGITDVSSS, encoded by the coding sequence ATGGTATGCATATTTCATGTTGTAGGTAAGAAGGATACAGGGAAAACAGGAGTAATTGAGAGGGTAGTTAAGGAGTTTAAGGAGAAGGGTTTTAGGGTTGCGGTAATTAAGCACTCTCATCATAAAATAGATTTAGCTGGGAAGGATACTGATAGGTTTAGAAGCGCGGGCAGTGATTACATTTTATTTCAGGAGGACGATTATGAGTCTATCTTATTTATACCTAAAATTTCATCCATTACTTTGCTTTCCCTCCTTCCGGTTGATATTATAGTTATTGAGGGGTTTTCTAATATAGAAATAGGACGGAAATATTTAATAGAAAACCCTCGGGATATAGAGAAGATAGCTAAGGCTATAATAAGCGATGCTAGCCAATGTCAGCGTATTAAAGTAAATCTTAAAATAAACGGTAATATAACTGAGATCAGCAGTGATAATCCGATGTTACTATTGCTTTATAATCTTATGAAGGTATTAGGGATTACAGATGTCTCTTCAAGTTAA
- a CDS encoding L-threonylcarbamoyladenylate synthase, translated as MTEIIKINPLYPEIEKIKRAAEIIRRGGTVVFPTETVYGLGANAFDPEAVKKIFVAKNRPMDNPLIVHIADISQLYEVASDIPEKILNISKIVWPGPLTFVLKKSSKVPKETTGGLDTVAVRMPAHPIALELIKESQVPIAAPSANLATRPSPTKAEHVIEDLNGKVDMIIDGGETFFGVESTVINVTVDPPQLLRPGPFSVEELERLFGKINVPEQARGTGEFEIALSPGMKYKHYAPNKKLLVVENRNKLDEIIEELENKDYKIALLCSKEVCQKFKDKKLEIIELGSESNLYEIAKNLFDAFRKLDKLNVDLGVIHSFSERGIGLAIMNRMRKASGFSIVYDKEDVWKYVNH; from the coding sequence ATGACTGAAATAATTAAGATAAATCCACTATACCCAGAAATCGAGAAAATCAAAAGGGCTGCAGAGATTATAAGAAGAGGTGGCACGGTAGTATTTCCAACTGAAACAGTTTACGGATTAGGTGCAAATGCCTTTGATCCAGAGGCTGTAAAGAAAATATTTGTGGCTAAGAATAGACCTATGGATAACCCTTTAATTGTTCATATAGCAGATATAAGTCAATTATACGAAGTTGCTTCAGATATCCCAGAAAAAATACTAAATATAAGCAAAATTGTTTGGCCCGGCCCATTAACGTTCGTACTTAAAAAGTCCTCAAAGGTACCTAAGGAGACTACTGGAGGACTTGACACAGTAGCAGTAAGAATGCCAGCTCATCCAATAGCTTTAGAGCTAATAAAGGAGAGCCAAGTTCCTATAGCTGCACCAAGTGCCAATTTAGCTACAAGACCTAGCCCCACTAAAGCTGAGCACGTAATTGAAGACTTAAACGGTAAAGTTGACATGATTATCGATGGTGGAGAAACGTTCTTTGGAGTTGAATCTACAGTAATAAATGTAACTGTAGATCCGCCTCAATTATTAAGACCTGGGCCATTTAGTGTAGAGGAATTAGAGAGATTATTTGGGAAGATCAACGTACCTGAACAGGCTAGAGGAACTGGAGAATTCGAAATAGCTCTTTCTCCGGGAATGAAGTACAAGCATTATGCCCCTAATAAGAAATTATTAGTAGTGGAAAACAGAAATAAGTTAGATGAGATAATAGAAGAATTAGAGAATAAAGACTATAAAATAGCCTTACTTTGCTCTAAGGAGGTTTGCCAAAAGTTTAAGGATAAGAAATTAGAAATAATCGAACTAGGAAGTGAGTCTAATTTGTATGAAATTGCAAAAAATTTATTCGATGCTTTTAGAAAATTGGATAAACTTAACGTGGATTTAGGGGTGATTCACTCTTTTAGTGAGAGGGGTATAGGTTTAGCCATAATGAATAGAATGAGAAAAGCCTCAGGATTTTCTATAGTTTATGATAAGGAGGATGTATGGAAGTATGTTAATCATTAA
- a CDS encoding metal-dependent transcriptional regulator, giving the protein MIELSESLENYLKEIYELEELKGNAKVSDLISIFNISPGTVSKALSRLEKLGFIERTSNRRIKLTDEGKKVAERLIKSHRLSERLLTDILGVDWIRAHEIAHRLEHIWPDDVLEKIDKILGNPATCPHGHPIGNRIKISGKKLTEVSDKKIYKVMMIIREEEWILRGVTEFGLKPGVSVEVLGNEGDYVKVKVGDKIEDIPKIIAEQVLVNE; this is encoded by the coding sequence ATGATTGAGCTTTCAGAGTCCTTAGAGAATTATTTAAAGGAAATTTATGAATTAGAAGAATTAAAGGGTAATGCAAAGGTTTCTGATTTAATTTCTATTTTCAATATTTCTCCTGGTACTGTAAGTAAAGCGTTAAGTAGATTAGAAAAACTAGGATTTATAGAGAGGACTAGTAATAGAAGAATTAAACTGACAGATGAAGGAAAAAAAGTCGCTGAGAGATTAATTAAATCGCATAGACTTAGTGAAAGATTACTTACAGATATACTTGGAGTAGATTGGATTAGAGCCCATGAAATAGCTCATAGGCTTGAACATATATGGCCAGATGACGTTTTAGAAAAGATAGATAAAATATTGGGTAATCCTGCCACTTGTCCCCACGGACATCCAATAGGTAATAGAATAAAAATTAGTGGTAAAAAACTTACTGAAGTAAGCGATAAAAAGATATATAAAGTAATGATGATAATTAGGGAGGAAGAATGGATATTAAGAGGAGTTACTGAGTTTGGGTTAAAACCTGGAGTTAGTGTTGAGGTTTTAGGGAATGAGGGTGATTATGTAAAAGTTAAGGTAGGAGATAAGATAGAGGACATTCCTAAAATAATCGCAGAACAAGTGTTAGTAAATGAGTGA
- a CDS encoding diphthine--ammonia ligase has product MKICALYSGGKDSTYALHWAVFKGFDVLCLITLIPKREDSWMFQYPNVNFTKYQAEAMGLKLFTFTTSGEKNLELEDLKRAFLRAKEEGAKGIVSGALLSDYQRLNISVIAEEVGLKTYTPLWRKNQEEYMRWLVRDGFKFIITSASAYGFPFELLGKIIEAEDVEKIIEASRKFGFNPAFEGGEAETFVTYAPLFKRELKVIGKLRKLSDYEWRYEIIRIL; this is encoded by the coding sequence ATGAAAATATGCGCTCTATATTCTGGAGGAAAAGATAGTACTTATGCCTTACATTGGGCAGTATTCAAAGGATTTGACGTACTATGCCTCATAACCCTCATTCCTAAAAGGGAGGATTCGTGGATGTTCCAGTACCCTAACGTAAATTTTACTAAATATCAAGCTGAAGCAATGGGATTAAAACTATTTACATTCACAACCTCAGGTGAAAAAAATTTGGAATTGGAAGACCTAAAAAGGGCATTTCTAAGAGCTAAAGAGGAAGGAGCTAAGGGTATAGTAAGTGGTGCATTACTTTCGGACTATCAGCGATTAAACATTAGCGTTATAGCTGAAGAAGTGGGATTAAAAACCTATACACCTTTATGGAGAAAAAATCAGGAGGAGTATATGCGATGGTTAGTAAGGGATGGATTTAAATTCATAATAACTTCAGCCTCAGCTTACGGTTTCCCATTTGAATTATTGGGAAAGATAATAGAAGCTGAAGACGTGGAAAAGATAATAGAAGCTTCGAGAAAATTCGGATTTAATCCCGCATTTGAAGGAGGTGAGGCAGAAACATTCGTAACTTACGCACCCCTCTTCAAAAGAGAGTTAAAAGTTATAGGTAAATTAAGGAAATTAAGTGATTACGAGTGGAGATACGAAATAATACGTATACTTTAA
- a CDS encoding molybdopterin molybdotransferase MoeA, which produces MTLIPLDEARKIIDSTKFNVSNRGKYVNIFNAVGKIVIEDIIAKKSLPERPLSAMDGYAIRYEDYLKYGKLKIAGKIYPFTSEISELHEGEAYYITTGSPLPINADTVVPIENSRIEGEYVTFKGEVKKGKNIREEGEDIKVNEIILAKGNEITPYHLGILIQQGIFNVKVSDITFSIFANGNEITSYENPEENKIIDSISPIIMKILEKFGNVKYLGVAKDDLNSVIEKITKAIEISDVIISIGGSSVGEKDYVKKAVNKLGEVLFEGVSINIIKRGSVGVIEGKPIIILPGQVISAITSFHEFGLATISKILGVNLKKYIRSYLAEDIYVNHSMDSIYLFNVKGNSAKPLRWGVGLYSELIKANSFAILKRNVLYRKGEEIELQLFL; this is translated from the coding sequence GTGACATTAATTCCTCTTGATGAGGCTAGAAAGATAATCGATAGTACAAAATTCAATGTAAGTAATAGAGGAAAATATGTTAATATTTTTAATGCAGTAGGTAAAATCGTCATAGAGGATATAATAGCTAAAAAAAGCCTTCCAGAAAGACCTTTATCAGCCATGGATGGATATGCTATTAGATATGAAGACTACTTAAAGTACGGAAAACTTAAAATAGCTGGAAAAATATACCCATTCACTTCGGAAATCTCTGAACTTCATGAAGGTGAGGCTTATTATATAACTACAGGCTCACCACTACCAATTAACGCTGACACAGTAGTTCCAATAGAAAATTCTAGAATTGAGGGAGAATATGTAACATTTAAAGGAGAAGTGAAAAAGGGGAAGAACATAAGAGAAGAGGGAGAGGACATTAAGGTTAATGAGATTATTTTAGCTAAAGGCAATGAAATTACTCCTTATCATTTAGGAATTTTAATTCAGCAAGGTATATTTAACGTAAAAGTCTCTGACATAACCTTTTCCATTTTCGCAAACGGAAATGAAATAACTAGCTATGAAAATCCGGAGGAAAATAAGATCATCGACTCCATATCCCCCATCATCATGAAAATCTTGGAGAAATTCGGAAATGTTAAATATTTAGGAGTTGCCAAAGATGATTTAAACAGTGTAATTGAGAAAATAACTAAGGCTATTGAAATTTCAGACGTTATAATATCAATAGGTGGTTCCTCAGTAGGGGAAAAGGATTACGTAAAAAAAGCCGTAAATAAGTTGGGGGAAGTACTTTTCGAAGGAGTGTCAATTAATATAATTAAAAGGGGAAGTGTTGGCGTCATTGAGGGAAAACCAATAATAATTTTACCTGGGCAAGTAATCTCTGCTATAACTTCGTTCCATGAATTTGGACTGGCTACAATCTCTAAAATATTAGGAGTAAATTTAAAGAAATACATTAGGAGTTATTTAGCTGAAGACATTTACGTTAATCACTCGATGGACTCCATATACCTCTTTAACGTTAAGGGAAACTCTGCGAAACCGTTAAGATGGGGTGTTGGGTTATATAGCGAGCTAATTAAGGCAAACTCTTTCGCAATATTAAAAAGGAATGTGCTTTACAGAAAAGGGGAAGAGATTGAGTTACAACTATTTTTATGA
- a CDS encoding CBS domain-containing protein encodes MSLQVNGSEIISLNPNAYVLDILYFMRRNNIRRIVISDSNKVIGVFTIDNAIRQILENKLEVKVSEIKLKKPVFVKNNNIKEIVNTMLSLNSDFVIYNNKYIITEKDVVRNFNWNLVKEKVSEISREAIIVEPFTKISTCIEIMLRNSIRHLPVVNGIPLGIVSARDIAYSYDIISLNSRVENIMNVNLVSVEEDNYVKDAVKLMIERNIGSVIVKTSVKRKVKIFTNRDLIRLIHNYVL; translated from the coding sequence ATGTCTCTTCAAGTTAACGGATCTGAGATAATATCACTTAATCCTAATGCGTACGTTTTAGATATTCTTTACTTCATGAGGAGAAACAATATTAGACGTATTGTAATATCAGATTCGAATAAGGTTATCGGAGTTTTTACTATTGATAATGCAATTAGGCAGATTTTAGAGAATAAGCTTGAGGTTAAGGTTAGCGAGATAAAATTGAAGAAACCTGTCTTCGTGAAAAATAATAATATTAAGGAGATTGTAAATACAATGTTAAGCTTAAATTCCGATTTCGTGATATATAATAACAAATATATAATAACTGAGAAAGATGTTGTAAGGAATTTTAACTGGAATTTAGTTAAGGAAAAAGTCTCTGAGATCAGTAGAGAGGCTATAATTGTAGAGCCCTTTACTAAGATTTCAACATGTATAGAAATCATGCTTAGAAATTCCATTAGGCATTTACCAGTAGTTAACGGTATTCCCTTGGGTATTGTGAGTGCTAGAGATATAGCTTATTCCTATGATATAATCTCGTTAAATAGTAGGGTAGAAAATATTATGAACGTTAATCTCGTGAGTGTTGAGGAAGACAATTATGTAAAAGATGCAGTTAAATTAATGATTGAAAGGAATATAGGCAGTGTAATAGTTAAAACGAGCGTTAAAAGAAAAGTTAAAATATTTACTAATAGGGATTTAATAAGGCTAATTCACAATTATGTATTGTGA
- a CDS encoding molybdenum cofactor guanylyltransferase: protein MSYNYFYDVIILAGGLSKRFGSDKCCFKINSKTLLERIVEQFDNPIVVSRSPREISRGILIIEKGDYLGPVKGVKEGLKYVKRDKVFITGCDFPFLSKNVADYLCSKDFDIVITINEELQPLLGCYSSKLLRENINKVKRLIDLLKYSNQTYLVGTNELLRADPMLCSLINVNSITDLILRPIRIKSISKIIIDNIYNTISI, encoded by the coding sequence TTGAGTTACAACTATTTTTATGACGTAATTATTTTAGCTGGCGGATTATCTAAGAGGTTCGGCTCTGATAAATGTTGCTTTAAAATAAACTCTAAAACACTATTAGAGAGAATCGTCGAACAATTCGATAACCCAATAGTTGTATCTAGAAGTCCTAGAGAAATATCAAGGGGAATTTTAATTATAGAAAAGGGCGATTATTTAGGACCAGTAAAGGGAGTAAAAGAGGGATTAAAATACGTTAAAAGAGATAAGGTTTTTATAACGGGATGTGATTTTCCATTTTTATCCAAAAATGTAGCTGATTACTTATGTAGTAAGGACTTTGACATAGTAATTACAATTAACGAGGAACTTCAACCTCTATTAGGATGTTACTCCAGTAAATTGTTAAGAGAAAACATTAACAAGGTTAAGAGATTAATAGATCTCTTAAAGTACTCTAATCAAACTTACCTCGTTGGAACTAACGAGCTATTAAGAGCTGACCCTATGCTATGTAGTTTAATTAACGTGAATAGCATAACCGACCTAATATTAAGACCTATCAGAATAAAATCTATTTCAAAAATAATTATAGATAACATATATAATACTATCTCTATATAG
- a CDS encoding DUF2250 domain-containing protein — protein sequence MSELMKKILIHIYKYGPDNPWYMARRLLGESGWAPKYKEEEIEEACKKLEEMGYLIRFNGALKKSVTSSVKPWLKVKAKELDHKPKGIYYDLSKEGKKLASQLYKEYKKRSEGE from the coding sequence CTGAGTGAATTAATGAAAAAAATACTTATACATATTTACAAATACGGTCCGGATAATCCGTGGTATATGGCTAGAAGACTTTTAGGTGAAAGCGGTTGGGCTCCTAAATATAAAGAGGAGGAAATAGAAGAAGCGTGCAAAAAATTAGAAGAGATGGGTTATTTAATAAGATTTAATGGTGCATTGAAAAAATCAGTAACATCTTCAGTTAAACCCTGGCTAAAGGTTAAGGCTAAGGAATTAGATCATAAGCCTAAAGGCATTTATTATGATTTAAGTAAAGAAGGTAAGAAATTGGCTTCACAACTTTATAAGGAGTATAAGAAGAGGTCTGAGGGCGAATGA